Proteins from one Bacteroidota bacterium genomic window:
- a CDS encoding nucleoside-diphosphate kinase codes for MTGNITLTMIKPDAVRKNSIGGILHMINEAGFKIRAMKYTQLSKEKAGEFYAVHKERPFYGELVEFMSDGPIVAAILEKENAVEDFRKLIGATDPSKAEEGTIRKKYASSIGENAVHGSDSDENAMIESDFHFSKVERY; via the coding sequence ATGACAGGAAATATTACATTAACCATGATTAAACCCGATGCAGTTCGCAAAAATTCTATCGGTGGTATTTTACACATGATCAATGAAGCAGGATTTAAAATTAGAGCAATGAAATACACCCAATTGAGTAAAGAAAAAGCAGGTGAGTTTTATGCAGTACATAAAGAGCGTCCTTTTTATGGAGAGTTAGTGGAGTTTATGAGCGATGGACCAATTGTAGCAGCAATATTGGAAAAAGAAAATGCAGTTGAAGATTTTCGCAAATTAATTGGCGCAACAGATCCATCAAAAGCTGAAGAAGGAACAATAAGAAAAAAATATGCAAGCAGCATTGGAGAAAATGCAGTGCATGGAAGTGATAGCGATGAGAATGCAATGATTGAAAGTGATTTTCATTTCAGCAAAGTAGAAAGATATTAA